From Echeneis naucrates chromosome 7, fEcheNa1.1, whole genome shotgun sequence, one genomic window encodes:
- the LOC115046184 gene encoding PDZ domain-containing protein 4-like, which produces MGCNMCVVKRPEEQYRIMFQQKGWTNSLRPMDRHGNTKVRARRHSQLPLDRPQNSQEPLHQPGSARKSHRRKGTLVCSSNGTRSSSFSSVTMVTIPDCVDNATQTDISFQNIMTLGRGRGHHGRGGSSPPPPPPSPPLPHLMGPYGINEFCVFEFNDPNDYFDVSHHEVDRQDDLEYEEVELYKSRQQEKLGLTVCYRTDEEEDLGIYVGEVNPNSIAAKNGRIREGDRILQINGVDIQNREEAVAILTREDSINFSLLLARPDIENDPADPEEDMELTMEGGCFHQNPRASLTSSHLPRYYRLHRGGGGGGEGCLACPGEGGEGAAGAVEVEEEEDDEAEDGEKGQNEDRDPPVPLPPLLSLAPLLSNSQELDSGVGRTDDSTRYEELSEQDQLGDQTSACNTNTTNTPGSTRKFRPGPSPRKCSLSPEPRPSPGLGPSTRPICSPGHGWGDATPPFLHLRDLQLSSDFLPGLDWMPGGGAGGPAYSPHHHHHHHMHYHHHQPLTMMIMMPGLTEEECQRYQELLEIKCQYERRNEKQQREVAKAVGGEDAKDQEEHEEAGKEGPEEASSSSLVDLNCNETFSEHEMALIDEELRHLEFKCRNILRAQKMQQLRERCLKAWMMEEETAAAGAGRPEPDISAGLNDDEDDPHHHELSAINELPERERSDDKDSTSAYNTGGESCRSTPLVSTEQIPPLQEEEDEGGRTLMSPPPLLPLSHLPPLNSPLTPRRQRRDRERRHSNLSCSFSPNSSRKYETANCSSSTPSTPSKFRSLTREAGSSSRRGMADGGRGSRAGGTPHRAGGGSAESSPYFSRRGQNKPPERYQSCMTLPSEGLVDPLDRLRDRTRAEGNDRGTAAGSSGPGSPRSVNSAPCSLEDHHTGASRLGLALPLGSSPAASPQRMEWKVKIRSDGTRYVAKRPVRDRLLKARAMKIREERSGMTTDDDAASEMKQGRYWSKEERKQQLLRAREYRRRREFMMQSRLDYLRGDRDPASSAGGAEDLQLQPQQDSPSNNILLMSQKKIMKRRNRRILDNWITIQELLAHGSRSPDGKKIYNPLLSVTTV; this is translated from the exons ATGGGCTGCAACATGTGCGTGGTCAAACGTCCGGAGGAGCAGTACAGGATCATGTTCCAG CAGAAAGGGTGGACTAACTCTCTGCGGCCGATGGACAGACATGGAAACACAAAG GTCAGAGCACGGAGACACTCTCAGCTCCCATTGGACAGACCACAGAACTCCCAGGAACCTTTGCACCAACCAGGCTCCGCCCGCAAGAGTCACCGGAGGAAAG GCACATTAGTTTGTAGCAGCAATGGAACCAGAAGCTCCTCCTTCTCATCGGTTACCATGGTGACTATCCCTGACTGTGTCGACAACGCCACGCAGACGGACATCAGCTTCCAGAACATCATGACTTTGGGAAGGGGCCGAGGCCACCACGGCCGTGGAGGCTCCTCCCCCCCGCCGCCTCCCCCttcacctcccctccctcaccTCATGGGACCGTACGGGATCAATGAGTT CTGCGTGTTCGAGTTCAACGACCCCAACGACTACTTCGATGTGTCCCATCATGAGGTGGACAGACAGGACGACCTGGAGTACGAG GAGGTGGAGCTCTACAAGTCCCGCCAGCAGGAGAAGTTGGGCCTGACGGTCTGCTACAGAACCGACGAGGAGGAGGATCTGGGGATCTATGTTGGAGAG GTCAATCCAAACAGCATCGCAGCCAAAAACGGACGGATCAGAGAAGGAGACCGAATATTACAG ATTAATGGAGTGGACATTCAGAACAGAGAAGAAGCGGTGGCCATTTTGACCAGAGAGGACAGCATCAACTTCTCTCTGCTTCTCGCCAGGCCGGACATAGAG AATGATCCTGCTGATCCAGAGGAAGACATGGAGCTGACCATGGAGGGGGGGTGCTTCCACCAAAACCCTCGAGcctccctcacctcctcacACCTTCCCAGGTACTATCGCCTCCACCGAGGGGGAGGCGGGGGAGGAGAAGGCTGCCTGGCATGTCCTGGAGAAGGTGGAGAGGGGGCAGCGGGGGCCgtagaggtggaggaggaggaggatgatgaggcagaggatggagagaaaggaCAGAATGAGGACAGAGACCCACCcgtccccctcccccccctcctcagccTGGCGCCGCTGCTGTCCAACAGCCAGGAGCTGGACAGTGGCGTGGGCCGGACTGACGACAGCACCCGCTACGAGGAGCTGTCGGAGCAGGACCAGCTAGGAGACCAGACCAGTGCCTGtaacaccaacaccaccaacaccccCGGCAGCACCAGGAAGTTCAGACCAGGACCCAGCCCCAG AAAGTGCTCTTTGTCTCCTGAACCCAGACCCAGTCCAGGACTTGGACCAAGCACCAGGCCGATCTGCAGCCCCGGACACGGATGGGGAGACGCCACGCCTCCTTTCCTCCACCTGCGTGAcctccagctcagctcagactTTCTGCCTGGACTGGATTGGATGCCtggagggggggcaggaggaCCGGCCTacagcccccaccaccaccaccaccaccacatg cactaccaccaccaccagcctctGACGATGATGATCATGATGCCGGGCCTGACAGAGGAAGAGTGCCAACGCtaccaggagctgctggagataAAATGTCAGTACGAGAGGCGCAAcgaaaaacagcagagagaggtgGCGAAGGCCGTTGGCGGTGAAGACGCCAAAGACCAGGAGGAACACGAGGAGGCGGGAAAGGAAGGACCAGAGgaagcctcctcttcctcactggtGGATCTGAACTGCAATGAGACCTTCAGTGAGCACGAGATGGCACTCATCGACGAGGAGCTCCGCCACCTGGAGTTCAAGTGCCGCAACATCCTCCGTGCCCAGAagatgcagcagctcagagagcGATGCCTCAAAGCctggatgatggaggaggagacagcgGCGGCCGGGGCAGGGCGACCCGAACCAG ATATTTCTGCAGGTTTGAATGACGACGAAGATGACCCCCACCATCATGAGCTGTCTGCCATCAATGAACTCCCAGAGCGGGAACGCTCTGACGACAAAGACAGCACCAGCGCCTACAACACCGGTGGGGAGAGCTGCCGCAGCACGCCATTGGTCAGCACCGAGCAGATCCCGCCTCtccaggaggaagaagatgaaggaggaaggaCACTGATGTCTccaccccctctcctccccctcagtCACCTCCCCCCTCTCAACTCTCCCCTCACCCCCCGACGTCAGAGGCGGGACAGAGAGCGACGCCACTCCAACCTCAGCTGCTCTTTCTCCCCAAACTCTTCCAGGAAGTACGAAACGGCCAACTGCTCAAGCTCCACCCCCTCAACTCCGTCCAAGTTCAG GTCTCTGACAAGAGAGGCGGGGTCATCTTCGAGAAGGGGCATGGCCGATGGAGGGCGGGGCTCTAGAGCAG GTGGAACCCCCCACAGGGCCGGAGGTGGAAGTGCAGAGTCCAGTCCTTACTTCAGCCGGCGAGGCCAGAACAAACCCCCGGAGCGCTACCAAAGCTGTATGACACTGCCCTCCGAGGGCCTGGTGGACCCTCTGGACCGGCTGAGGGACAGAACCAGGGCCGAGGGCAACGACAGGGGGACGGCGGCGGGCAGCAGTGGCCCGGGCAGCCCCAGGAGTGTGAACAGTGCCCCTTGTAGTCTGGAGGACCATCACACAGGGGCCTCCCGGTTGGGACTGGCCTTACCACTTGGGTCTTCACCGGCAGCCTCGCCACAACGGATGGAGTGGAAG GTGAAGATCCGCAGCGATGGGACTCGGTACGTGGCCAAACGGCCGGTCAGGGACCGACTGCTGAAGGCCAGAGCCATGAAGATCAGGGAGGAACGGAGCGGCATGACGACCGATGACGATGCAGCCAGCGAGATGAAACAG GGCCGATATTGGagcaaagaggagaggaagcagcagctgctgagagCCAGAGAGTACCGACGACGACGAGAGTTCATGATGCAGAGCCGTCTGGACTATCTCAGAGGAGACAG agACCCTGCATCATCAGCAGGGGGCGCTGAAGATCTTCAGCTTCAGCCCCAACAGGACTCTCCCAGCAACAACATCCTGTTAATGAGCCAGAAGAAGATCATGAAGAGGAGGAACCGGAGAATCCTGGACAACTGGATCACCATCCAGGAGCTGCTGGCTCATGGATCCAGATCGCCAGACGGGAAGAAAATATACAACCCTCTGCTGTCTGTGACCACAGTGTGA
- the LOC115046811 gene encoding vasopressin V2 receptor-like, translated as MSVSMVTDSYTSIDWLGVSVTPAGMNVTGWQRDALLAVAEVVVLAVILVMALLGNGLVLVVLLRRRRHHNPLHLFMLNLCLADLVVALFQVLPQLVWDAKGRFPGPDFLCRLVKYLQVLGMFASSYMIVAMTVDRHYAICCPLQAHRSGATQRWNTFILLAWGLSLLLSLPQVFIFSRSEVAPGVYECWGNFAESWGLKAYVTWMTLAVFILPVVIITVCQVRIFKEIHNNLYLKSEHRLSRTSLPPSGRDRAPTARGGEVSAAMSKTVRMTLVIVLVYSLCWAPFFSVQLWAAWDPDPPQNGAVFTLLMLLASLNSCTNPWIYSAFSSSVSPELRLLLLCRRHTQRRGSNMQTDTQHTSDKALA; from the exons ATGTCAGTGTCCATGGTAACAGACTCATACACATCCATCGACTGGCTAGGGGTCTCCGTCACCCCGGCGGGGATGAATGTCACAGGGTGGCAGCGTGACGCCCTGCTGGCGGTCGCAGAGGTGGTGGTACTGGCGGTCATCTTGGTGATGGCATTGCTTGGTAACGGGCTGGTGCTGGTGGTGTTGCTGCGGCGGAGGCGACATCACAACCCACTGCATCTGTTCATGCTCAACCTCTGCCTGGCTGACCTGGTGGTGGCTCTGTtccag GTGTTGCCTCAGCTGGTGTGGGATGCCAAGGGCCGTTTCCCCGGCCCCGACTTTTTGTGTCGTCTGGTGAAATACCTGCAGGTCCTCGGGATGTTCGCCTCCTCCTACATGATCGTGGCCATGACGGTGGACCGCCACTATGCCATCTGCTGCCCTCTGCAGGCACATCGCAGTGGGGCCACCCAACGGTGGAACACCTTCATACTGCTGGCCTGGGGGCTGTCACTGCTCCTCAGCCTGCCACAG GTTTTCATCTTCTCCCGATCAGAGGTGGCTCCTGGGGTGTATGAGTGTTGGGGGAACTTTGCTGAGTCTTGGGGCCTCAAAGCCTACGTAACCTGGATGACCCTTGCTGTCTTCATCCTCCCAGTCGTCATCATTACAGTCTGCCAG GTGCGAATCTTCAAGGAGATTCACAACAACCTGTACCTGAAGTCAGAGCACCGCCTGTCCcgcacctccctccctccctctggaCGGGACAG AGCCCCCACCGCCCGGGGCGGAGAGGTATCAGCCGCCATGTCGAAGACAGTGAGGATGACGCTGGTCATTGTGCTGGTCTACTCGCTCTGCTGGGCCCCGTTCTTCAGCGTCCAGCTGTGGGCTGCCTGGGACCCTGACCCCCCGCAGAATg GTGCTGTGTTCACCTTGCTGATGCTGCTGGCCAGTCTGAACTCCTGCACCAACCCCTGGATCTACTCCGCCTTCTCCAGCAGCGTCTCTCCGGAGCtccgcctgctgctgctctgccgCCGACACACACAGCGCCGGGGCTCCAACATGCAGACCGACACACAACACACCTCCGACAAAGCACTAGCATga